Within Thermodesulfovibrionia bacterium, the genomic segment GGGGAAGTTATTGAAGCTTGAGTTACATAAGTTATGAAGAGGGCGCTGTTTCTACTTTATCTGTCGGTACGCAGACACGGTTTCTGCCGGACTGTTTTGCGATGTAGAGGGCCTTGTCGGCTCGTTCGAGGATATCCTTCCACTGGTTGTGGTTGTCGTTTTCGTTAAATGCCGCAACCCCGCAGCTTATGGTAAGGTAGCCCCTTTCACAGCCTTTATGCTCGATCCTTAAAGACTCTATGGCTTGCCTCAGTTTTTCAGCAACAAGTATTGCCTGAGACTTCACCTGCTCATGCACAATTACGACTATCTCTTCACCGCCCCATCTGAATATGTCATCTGACATCCTGATGACCTCTTTTAATGTGTCAGCAACTTTCTTAAGGAGAATATCTCCTTCCAAATGGCCGTATGTATCGTTATAGTTCTTGAAGTAATCTATATCGCACATTATCAGCCCGTAATTCTGAAGGTATCTGCATGCACGGTGATGGGACTTCTTAATCGATTCATAAAAGGCATGGCGATTCCCGATCTCCATGAGGGCATCTGTTCTGGCTAT encodes:
- a CDS encoding diguanylate cyclase; the protein is MKILVVEDDLISRKLLEKTVKAWGHEVIAAENGMIAWEIFQQEEIKFIIADWMMPEMDGVTLCKNIRALNKTGYIYFILLTGKDKKGDIVEGLEAGADDYVAKPFDVAELKVRVRAGERILNLEKELTQKNDELGNLNKRLEEIARTDALMEIGNRHAFYESIKKSHHRACRYLQNYGLIMCDIDYFKNYNDTYGHLEGDILLKKVADTLKEVIRMSDDIFRWGGEEIVVIVHEQVKSQAILVAEKLRQAIESLRIEHKGCERGYLTISCGVAAFNENDNHNQWKDILERADKALYIAKQSGRNRVCVPTDKVETAPSS